A window from Streptomyces sp. NBC_00299 encodes these proteins:
- a CDS encoding 8-amino-7-oxononanoate synthase has translation MAFGWIDEQAELRRRAGLVRTLRPRPAESPLLDLASNDYLGLARHPEVTEGAARAARAWGGGATGSRLVTGTTELHTELERELADFCGVEAALVFSSGYAANLAAVTALAPHGSLIVSDAGNHASLIDGCRLARGTTQVVAHSDPDAVRKALQTHDGPAVVVADTVFSVDGDAAPLARFAEACREHGAGLVVDDAHGLGVLGAGGRGAPHAAGLAGADDVVVTVTLSKSLGSQGGAVLGPALVIDHLVNAARTFIFDTGLAPAAAGAALAALRLLRREPERAARAREVASELHARLTAAGHQAVRPDAAVVSVRAPSPEEAVRWAAECRAAGLAVGCFRPPSVPDGISRLRLTARADLSEGQIERAVRVIGETRP, from the coding sequence ATGGCGTTCGGCTGGATCGACGAGCAGGCGGAGCTGCGCCGCCGCGCCGGACTCGTACGGACCCTGCGCCCCCGCCCCGCCGAATCGCCGCTTCTCGACCTCGCGAGCAACGACTACCTGGGCCTGGCCCGCCACCCCGAGGTCACCGAGGGTGCGGCACGGGCCGCCCGGGCGTGGGGCGGCGGCGCGACCGGCTCCCGGCTCGTGACGGGCACGACGGAGCTGCACACCGAGCTGGAGCGGGAGCTGGCCGACTTCTGCGGCGTCGAGGCGGCCCTGGTCTTCTCGTCCGGCTACGCGGCCAACCTCGCCGCGGTCACCGCGCTGGCACCGCACGGCTCGCTGATCGTCTCCGACGCGGGCAACCACGCCTCGCTGATCGACGGCTGCCGGCTGGCGCGCGGCACGACACAGGTTGTCGCGCACTCCGACCCGGATGCCGTGCGCAAGGCGCTCCAGACGCACGACGGGCCCGCCGTCGTCGTGGCCGACACCGTCTTCTCGGTCGACGGCGACGCGGCCCCGCTGGCCCGGTTCGCCGAGGCCTGCCGGGAACACGGTGCCGGGCTGGTCGTCGACGACGCCCACGGCCTGGGCGTGCTCGGCGCCGGCGGCCGCGGGGCCCCGCACGCGGCGGGGCTCGCGGGCGCCGACGACGTCGTCGTCACGGTCACGCTGTCCAAGTCGCTCGGCAGCCAGGGCGGCGCCGTGCTCGGCCCCGCCCTGGTGATCGACCACCTGGTCAACGCGGCCCGGACCTTCATCTTCGACACGGGCCTCGCCCCCGCGGCGGCGGGCGCGGCCCTGGCGGCACTGAGACTGCTGCGCCGCGAGCCGGAGCGCGCGGCACGGGCCCGCGAGGTGGCGAGCGAACTGCACGCACGCCTGACCGCGGCGGGCCATCAAGCCGTACGGCCGGACGCGGCGGTCGTCTCCGTGCGCGCGCCGTCCCCGGAGGAGGCCGTGCGCTGGGCGGCCGAGTGCCGTGCGGCGGGCCTGGCCGTGGGCTGCTTCCGACCTCCTTCCGTCCCCGACGGCATCTCACGGCTGAGGCTGACCGCCCGCGCGGACCTCTCCGAGGGGCAGATCGAACGCGCTGTACGGGTCATCGGCGAGACACGACCATGA
- a CDS encoding DUF397 domain-containing protein, producing MTTLPRKVSSSTELPGARWLRSSYSTGANNCVETARPHSGPWTGLLAVRDSKDPAGPALLFSPESWAGFTAALQS from the coding sequence ATGACCACCCTGCCTCGGAAGGTGAGTTCAAGCACCGAACTACCTGGTGCACGGTGGCTGCGCAGCAGCTACAGCACCGGAGCCAACAACTGCGTCGAGACGGCGCGGCCGCACTCGGGTCCCTGGACCGGGCTGCTCGCCGTGCGCGACTCCAAGGACCCGGCCGGACCCGCGCTGCTCTTCTCCCCCGAGAGCTGGGCGGGCTTCACGGCGGCGCTCCAGTCCTGA
- a CDS encoding helix-turn-helix domain-containing protein produces MQHGPAVRRRKLGAELRALRTGAGLTSGEAARLVGWHQSKVSRIETGASGVKQADVRLLLDVYGVQDAQLRQLMLALAGSDEGDGRDHWWHAYRGVLPTTYRDFISLESQASAMRTLETSVVPGLLQTPEYARAVTRAAVGGLDDDADERLDALVTVRLARQDVLRAEPPLELSAVLDEAVLRREIGGPEVMERQLRRLVEAARLPQVRLQVLPFAAGEHIGITGPFVIFSFSRTSDLDVVVLDHLTSSLYLERKEDLQAYTEAFNALRIHALSPEESMDYIAALAGGA; encoded by the coding sequence ATGCAGCACGGTCCCGCGGTGCGCCGCCGGAAACTGGGCGCGGAACTGCGTGCGTTGCGCACCGGGGCCGGGCTCACCAGTGGTGAGGCGGCCCGGCTGGTGGGCTGGCACCAGTCCAAGGTGAGCCGGATCGAGACGGGCGCCAGCGGGGTGAAACAGGCCGATGTGCGGTTACTGCTCGACGTCTACGGCGTACAGGATGCCCAACTACGCCAGTTGATGCTGGCGTTGGCGGGCTCCGACGAGGGTGACGGCCGGGATCACTGGTGGCACGCGTACCGCGGAGTGCTGCCGACGACGTACCGCGACTTCATCAGCCTGGAGTCCCAGGCAAGCGCGATGCGCACGCTGGAGACCTCCGTGGTGCCCGGGCTGCTGCAGACGCCCGAGTACGCCCGCGCGGTGACCCGGGCCGCGGTGGGCGGGCTCGACGACGACGCCGACGAACGCCTGGACGCGCTGGTCACGGTCCGTCTGGCCAGGCAGGACGTGCTGCGCGCCGAGCCGCCGCTGGAGCTGAGCGCGGTGCTGGACGAGGCGGTGCTGCGCCGGGAGATCGGCGGGCCCGAGGTGATGGAGCGGCAGCTGAGGCGACTGGTGGAGGCGGCGCGACTGCCGCAAGTCCGGCTGCAGGTCCTGCCGTTCGCGGCCGGCGAGCATATCGGCATCACCGGGCCTTTCGTTATCTTCTCATTTTCGCGCACTTCTGATCTGGATGTGGTTGTTCTCGACCACTTGACGAGTAGCCTCTACCTCGAACGGAAAGAAGACCTCCAGGCCTACACGGAGGCCTTCAACGCCCTTCGGATCCACGCCCTTTCGCCCGAGGAATCGATGGATTACATCGCCGCACTGGCTGGCGGCGCGTAA
- a CDS encoding ATP-binding protein, whose translation MADHLEASVTLPSDPASVSAARTYVVTTLAEWGLPPDTEVADTIRLIVSELTTNAVQHTLGQSPTFTVDLVLDRDEHLRIGVTDSHPRFPKRLPAAVQQDNGRGLVIIRWLTAECGGKLRVRPTREGGKTISIELPWTVPAEPVPTAGPQEP comes from the coding sequence ATGGCAGACCATTTGGAAGCATCCGTCACTCTGCCGAGCGATCCCGCCTCGGTCTCCGCGGCCCGGACCTATGTGGTCACCACCCTTGCGGAGTGGGGACTGCCTCCGGACACGGAAGTGGCCGACACCATCCGCCTGATCGTCTCCGAACTCACCACCAACGCCGTACAGCACACCCTCGGCCAGTCACCCACCTTCACGGTGGACCTCGTGCTCGACCGTGACGAACACCTGCGCATCGGGGTCACCGACAGCCACCCCCGCTTCCCCAAGCGGCTGCCCGCCGCCGTCCAGCAGGACAACGGCCGTGGCCTGGTCATCATCCGCTGGCTGACCGCGGAATGCGGCGGCAAGCTGAGAGTGCGCCCGACCCGCGAGGGCGGCAAGACCATCTCCATCGAACTGCCGTGGACGGTGCCCGCGGAACCCGTGCCGACCGCAGGGCCCCAGGAACCGTAG
- a CDS encoding LysR family transcriptional regulator produces MYDPTRLAALVAVAEAGSITRAAERLGYTTPALSQQLAKLEREAGTALLVRHHRGARLTGAGELLVARARRVLDELERARHELARLTGLSGGTLRLGTFQTAGIHLLPPALSAFRRAHPDVELTVADYEPSAGVAAVAAGEVDLALTHAYEPGDPIPLASSVRVEPILVEELVLVSAPGHALTSGTARLPLADLAGQPLISMAPDAPARRGVEAVLARAGALPSVLVPTPGYLLVCALASAGLGVAVVPEMVARTSVTPVGVRALEGAELRRTISVAFRSEEAAPAAEAFRALLRGSFGRSRQT; encoded by the coding sequence ATGTACGACCCGACCAGGCTCGCCGCCCTGGTGGCGGTCGCCGAGGCGGGCTCGATCACCCGGGCGGCGGAGCGGCTCGGCTACACCACACCCGCGCTCTCCCAGCAGCTGGCCAAGCTGGAGCGCGAGGCGGGCACGGCCCTTCTGGTACGGCATCACCGCGGGGCGCGGCTGACGGGTGCGGGCGAACTGCTGGTGGCGCGGGCGCGGCGAGTGCTCGACGAGCTGGAGCGGGCCCGGCACGAGCTGGCCCGGCTGACCGGCCTGTCGGGCGGCACGCTCCGGCTCGGCACCTTCCAGACCGCGGGCATCCATCTGCTGCCGCCGGCCCTCAGCGCCTTCCGGCGGGCCCATCCGGACGTGGAGCTGACGGTCGCCGACTACGAACCGTCGGCGGGTGTCGCCGCCGTGGCGGCCGGGGAGGTGGATCTGGCGCTGACGCACGCGTATGAGCCGGGCGACCCGATTCCGCTCGCGTCCTCGGTCCGCGTCGAGCCGATCCTCGTCGAGGAGCTGGTCCTGGTGTCCGCTCCGGGCCACGCCCTCACCAGCGGGACCGCACGGCTGCCGCTGGCCGACCTCGCCGGGCAGCCGCTGATCAGCATGGCGCCGGACGCTCCGGCCCGGCGGGGTGTGGAGGCGGTGCTGGCCCGGGCGGGGGCCCTGCCTTCGGTGCTGGTGCCGACGCCGGGCTATCTCCTGGTGTGCGCGCTGGCCAGTGCGGGGCTCGGGGTCGCGGTCGTACCGGAGATGGTGGCGCGTACGTCGGTCACGCCGGTCGGGGTGCGCGCGCTGGAGGGCGCTGAGCTGCGCCGTACGATCTCGGTCGCCTTCCGGAGCGAGGAGGCGGCTCCGGCCGCGGAAGCCTTCCGGGCTCTGCTGCGCGGCTCGTTCGGCCGGTCGCGGCAGACCTGA